One Setaria viridis chromosome 5, Setaria_viridis_v4.0, whole genome shotgun sequence genomic region harbors:
- the LOC117858649 gene encoding uncharacterized protein produces the protein MALAIRVMSLLPATIAVMIAAASWGAHGGASDEASALLAFKAELAGSGSGMLASWNGTAGVCGWEGVACTGGQVVALSLPSYGFAGALSPAIGNLTFLRTLNLSSNWFQGEVPASIGRLARLQTLDLSYNAFSGTLPSNLSSCVSLLLLDLSSNRFHGRIPVELGDKLTSLQKFSLGNNSLTGAIPGSLGNLSSLNYLDLTKNHLEGPIPHELGSMGGLQVLALDENRLSGVLPHSLYNLSSLKSLWVGDNMLSGTIPADIGDRFPGMEALDYSSNRFSGAIPPSLANLSALTKLVLQENDFIGFVPSALGKLQSLTGLFLGDNRLEANDSQGWEFITSLANSSQLQLLVLGNNSFSGQLPNSVTNLSSTLQGLYLGDNMISGNIPINIGNLVGLTVFEMGNNTFVSGQIPESIGQLRNLGVLGLYNTSLSGLIPSSLGNLTQLNLLYLYYGNLEGPIPSNLGNLKNVFAFDLSTNRLNGSIPIEVLKLPRLSWYLDLSYNSLSGPLPTEVGTMVNLNELILSGNKLSGTIPASVGNCISLVRLLLDNNLLEGSIPQSLKNLKGLALLNLTMNKLSGSIPDALASIGNLQQLYLAHNNLSGSIPKVLQNLTLLAKLDLSFNDLQGEVPKGGPFANATHLSIDGNGELCGGNPQLHLAPCSTAAAGKNRRRMSRSVMVTVASICALLFLGLVVFLIHLIHKRLGQGKENQLIPTVIDEQHERVSYQALANGTDHFSEVNLLGQGSYGAVYKCTLRDKGITAAVKVFNVCQSGSTRSFVAECEALRRVRHRCLIKIITCCLSIDHQGQEFKALVFEFMPNGNLNGWLHPASKIQSLSNTLSLAQRLDIVVDIMDALDYLHNQCQPPIIHCDLKPSNILLAESMSARVGDFGISKILPDDTSKIMLNSVSFTGLRGSIGYVAPEYGEGRAVSTLGDVYSLGILLLEIFTGMSPTDDMFKGSLDLHKFAEAALPNRALEVADPAIWLHEEAKGEDPATVRSRSERCLASVVGLGVSCSKQLPRERTAMRDAAAEMRAIRDAFLVQCATETWPAVGTTGLGSADS, from the exons ATGGCATTGGCAATACGCGTCATGAGCTTGCTTCCTGCCACCATCGCCGTGATGATCGCAGCGGCCTCCTGGGGAGCGCACGGCGGTGCCAGCGACGAGGCCAGCGCGCTGCTTGCTTTCAAGGCTGAGCTCGCCGGCAGCGGCTCCGGCATGCTTGCATCCTGGAATGGCACCGCTGGCGTCTGCGGCTGGGAGGGCGTGGCGTGCACCGGCGGCCAGGTGGTGGCACTGAGCCTGCCCTCCTATGGGTTCGCCGGAGCCCTCTCCCCGGCCATTGGGAACCTCACTTTCCTGCGGACCCTGAACCTGAGTTCCAACTGGTTCCAGGGGGAGGTCCCAGCAAGCATCGGCCGCCTAGCGCGTCTGCAGACGCTTGATCTGAGCTACAATGCGTTCTCTGGTACGCTTCCTTCCAACCTCAGTTCCTGTGTCAGCTTACTGCTGTTAGATCTCAGCAGTAACCGGTTCCATGGGCGTATCCCTGTTGAGCTTGGAGACAAGCTAACAAGTCTTCAGAAGTTCTCACTGGGCAACAACAGCTTGACGGGTGCCATACCAGGATCACTAGGTAACCTGTCATCCCTGAACTACCTTGATCTGACAAAAAACCACCTCGAGGGTCCGATCCCACATGAACTTGGCAGCATGGGCGGCCTGCAGGTCCTTGCACTCGATGAGAACAGACTCTCCGGTGTGCTTCCACACTCCCTGTACAATCTGTCCTCACTGAAAAGCTTGTGGGTAGGAGACAACATGCTGTCTGGAACCATCCCTGCTGATATCGGCGATAGGTTCCCCGGTATGGAAGCTCTTGACTATTCTAGCAACCGATTCAGTGGAGCTATCCCACCTTCGCTCGCCAACCTTTCTGCTCTCACAAAACTAGTCCTTCAAGAAAATGATTTTATTGGATTTGTGCCTTCTGCTTTGGGGAAGTTGCAAAGTCTTACTGGCCTTTTCTTGGGTGACAACAGGCTAGAAGCAAACGACAGTCAAGGGTGGGAATTCATCACTTCACTGGCAAACAGCTCCCAACTTCAGCTTCTTGTTCTCGGCAACAACTCTTTCAGCGGGCAACTGCCTAATTCAGTCACAAACCTGTCATCAACTCTGCAAGGTCTTTATTTGGGAGACAATATGATTTCTGGGAATATTCCAATAAACATCGGAAATTTGGTTGGTCTTACAGTATTTGAGATGGGAAATAATACTTTTGTATCTGGACAGATTCCAGAGAGCATTGGTCAGCTAAGAAACTTGGGTGTGTTAGGCCTTTACAACACTAGCTTGTCAGGCCTCATACCTTCATCACTAGGAAATCTTACACAGTTGAATCTTCTTTATTTATACTATGGAAACTTAGAGGGGCCAATTCCATCAAACTTGGGGAACTTAAAGAATGTGTTTGCCTTTGATCTCTCAACAAATCGACTCAATGGTTCAATTCCTATAGAGGTTTTAAAACTTCCTCGACTTTCCTGGTACTTAGACTTATCATATAATTCATTATCCGGGCCACTTCCAACTGAGGTTGGTACCATGGTGAATCTTAACGAACTGATTCTGTCTGGAAACAAGTTGTCAGGCACCATACCAGCTAGTGTTGGGAACTGTATATCGTTGGTACGGCTGCTGCTCGATAACAACTTATTAGAAGGAAGCATACCTCAATCTCTGAAGAACTTAAAAGGTCTTGCATTACTGAACCTAACAATGAACAAGCTATCTGGTAGTATTCCTGATGCCCTTGCTAGCATTGGCAACCTGCAACAACTGTATCTAGCACACAACAACTTGTCAGGTTCCATCCCCAAAGTTCTACAGAATTTGACATTGTTGGCAAAACTGGATTTGTCATTCAATGATCTGCAAGGCGAAGTGCCAAAAGGGGGTCCTTTTGCAAATGCAACTCACTTGTCAATTGATGGAAATGGTGAGCTTTGTGGCGGAAACCCTCAACTTCACTTAGCTCCGTGCTCCACAGCTGCTGCGGGGAAGAACAGAAGGCGAATGTCAAGGTCAGTTATGGTCACCGTAGCGTCAATCTGCGCACTTCTATTCTTAGGTTTAGTAGTTTTTCTTATCCATTTGATCCACAAGAGGCTCGgacaaggaaaggaaaatcaactCATTCCCACAGTAATTGATGAACAGCACGAAAGGGTTTCATATCAAGCATTAGCAAATGGGACTGACCATTTTTCGGAGGTTAATCTGCTCGGACAAGGAAGCTATGGTGCAGTTTATAAGTGCACTTTACGTGACAAGGGAATTACCGCAGCTGTAAAGGTATTCAACGTATGTCAATCTGGTTCTACTAGAAGTTTTGTAGCTGAATGTGAGGCACTGCGAAGGGTGCGCCACCGATGTCTCATAAAGATCATCACCTGTTGCTTAAGCATTGATCACCAAGGCCAAGAATTCAAGGCACTGGTTTTTGAGTTCATGCCCAATGGTAACCTAAATGGTTGGCTGCATCCAGCATCCAAAATACAGAGTCTGAGCAATACGCTCAGCTTAGCTCAGAGACTGGACATTGTGGTAGATATCATGGATGCTTTGGATTATCTTCACAATCAGTGTCAACCGCCTATTATCCATTGTGATCTCAAACCAAGTAACATCCTCCTTGCCGAAAGTATGAGTGCTCGGGTTGGAGATTTCGGCATATCAAAAATCCTTCCTGATGACACTAGCAAAATTATGCTGAATTCGGTTAGCTTCACTGGACTAAGAGGTTCCATTGGATATGTCGCTCCAG AGTACGGCGAGGGTCGCGCCGTCTCAACTCTTGGAGATGTTTACAGCCTCGGCATACTGTTGCTTGAGATATTCACCGGTATGAGCCCTACTGACGACATGTTCAAAGGCTCCTTGGACCTTCATAAGTTCGCCGAGGCCGCTCTTCCCAACAGAGCCTTGGAGGTAGCCGACCCGGCAATCTGGCTTCATGAAGAAGCAAAGGGGGAAGACCCGGCCACGGTGAGAAGCAGAAGCGAGAGGTGCTTGGCTTCAGTGGTCGGGCTTGGCGTGTCCTGCTCAAAGCAGCTGCCAAGGGAGCGGACGGCGATGCGGGATGCTGCCGCTGAGATGCGTGCGATCAGAGATGCCTTCCTGGTTCAATGTGCAACAGAGACTTGGCCTGCAGTCGGCACCACCGGCCTTGGAAGTGCAGACAGTTGA
- the LOC117858652 gene encoding short-chain dehydrogenase TIC 32 B, chloroplastic translates to MGILSLITGKAGASGFGSASTAEQVTDGVDASRLTVVITGGASGIGLETSRVFALRGAHVIIAARNTEAASEARKTIMEKNPMARIDVLKLDLSSLKSVRAFADQFNSMKLPLNILINNAGVMFCPFQLSKDGVEMQFATNHLGHFLLTNLLLDNMKATAKSTGIEGRIVNLSSVAHHHTYPKGIDFDKLNDEKIYNDKMAYGQSKLANLLHAKELSRRLKEEGANITVNSVHPGLIMTNLMRHSFVLMKVLQVATYILWKNVPQGAATTCYVGLNPQLRGVTGKYFADCNVEKTSKLSRNDELAKQLWDFSEELIKSAQ, encoded by the exons ATGGGTATCCTCTCGCTCATCACCGGCAAGGCGGGCGCCAGCGGGTTCGGGTCGGCGTCCACGGCGGAGCAGGTCACCGACGGCGTCGACGCCAGCCGCCTCACCGTCGTCATCACAG GAGGAGCTAGTGGCATTGGTCTGGAGACATCAAGAGTCTTCGCCCTTAGAGGAGCCCATGTCATCATTGCCGCGAGAAACACTGAGGCTGCATCAGAAGCAAGGAAGACCATCATGGAGAAGAACCCAATGGCACGTATTGATGTTCTGAAGCTTGACCTCAGCTCCCTCAAGTCTGTCAGGGCTTTTGCTGACCAGTTCAACTCGATGAAACTTCCTCTGAACATCTTGAT AAATAACGCAGGTGTAATGTTCTGCCCTTTTCAACTGTCTAAAGATGGAGTCGAGATGCAATTCGCCACCAATCATCTCG GGCACTTTCTGCTTACCAATCTCCTCCTTGATAATATGAAAGCCACTGCCAAGTCTACGGGTATTGAGGGTCGCATTGTGAACTTGTCATCAGTTGCCCACCACCATACATACCCAAAGGGAATTGACTTCGACAAACTCAACGATGAGAAAAT ATACAATGATAAAATGGCTTACGGACAATCTAAGCTGGCAAACTTACTGCATGCGAAGGAGCTCTCTAGACGGCTCAAG GAAGAAGGAGCAAACATCACAGTTAACAGTGTTCATCCTGGATTGATCATGACCAATTTGATGAGGCACTCCTTTGTTCTCATGA AGGTGCTTCAAGTTGCAACTTACATTCTGTGGAAAAATGTGCCCCAG GGAGCAGCAACTACTTGTTATGTAGGACTGAACCCACAGCTGAGGGGAGTGACAGGAAAGTACTTTGCTGACTGCAACGTGGAGAAGACGAGCAAACTGTCGAGAAACGATGAGTTGGCAAAGCAACTCTGGGACTTCAGCGAGGAGCTGATCAAGTCTGCGCAATGA
- the LOC117858650 gene encoding putative pentatricopeptide repeat-containing protein At3g15200, translated as MPWPSPFHYEQHSPAHSAHSPSSTPTISEGVFGRREGRDGKRKRRPTPRTPEAPASTSHDCTVLFSWTTPQQRCYCFSTMPQPRLASAILAAACMFRKPIALRHTLGVFGSCTPAVRHNASEMLPFLGLPPCLHQSALPRGHVLGSLRFCHASASESSSEVHASEILRILKSTGSSDNADLGGALRQFAENMDEDVVLKVLQKQRSNWQAALAFFNWAAGLPGYTHGSRAYTEMLDILGRMKKVRLMRQLFDEIPNERWEVVVTNRMFAVLLNRYAGAHKVQEAIEVFYLRKDYGFELDLVGFQILLMSLCRYKHVEEAEVLFREKKDEFPHVIKSWNIILNGWCVKGSMRDAQRIWNDIIASKVERDLFTYGTFIKALTKDGRIGSAVKLFNSMWEKGINPDVAICNCIIDQLCFKKRIPEALEIFGEMNDRRCQADVATYNTLIKYLCNIKRMEKVYELLDEMEAKGCSPNNRTYSYILKTTEKPKDVIALMQRMERTGCKLDSDTYNLILNLYVDWKYEKGVHQIWDEMERNGSGPDQRSFTIMVHGLHSQGKLDEALQYYTTMKSRGLISEPRTKILVKAIHMKKDGAVTEDQSANMTGKNLKLDPRSRLFHVHK; from the exons ATGCCATGGCCGAGCCCATTCCATTATGAACAGCACAGCCCGGCGCATTCCGCACACAGCCCATCATCCACCCCGACGATCTCCGAGGGTGTgtttggacggagggagggaagggacgGGAAGCGCAAGCGCCGCCCAACTCCGCGGACCCCCGAGGCCCCTGCCTCCACCTCCCACGACTGCACCGTGCTGTTCAGTTGGACCACGCCACAGCAGCGCTGCTACTGCTTCAGCACGATGCCGCAGCCACGGCTGGCGtccgccatcctcgccgccgcctgcatgTTCAGAAAGCCCATCGCCC TTCGTCATACGCTGGGCGTTTTTGGGTCATGCACACCAGCTGTTCGACACAATGCCTCAGAGATGTTGCCATTCCTGGGCTTGCCACCATGCCTTCACCAGAGTGCCCTTCCACGTGGGCACGTGCTTGGATCGCTGAGATTTTGCCATGCCAGCGCTTCGGAAAGTTCCAGCGAGGTCCATGCCAGTGAAATCCTGAGAATTCTCAAGTCCACCGGTAGCAGCGACAATGCTGATCTCGGTGGTGCTCTCCGTCAGTTTGCTGAAAACATGGATGAGGACGTTGTCCTCAAGGTTCTCCAGAAGCAGCGGTCCAACTGGCAGGCCGCGCTGGCGTTCTTCAACTGGGCGGCGGGGCTGCCCGGGTACACCCATGGGTCGAGGGCCTACACTGAGATGCTGGACATTCTCGGGCGGATGAAGAAGGTCAGGCTCATGAGGCAGCTGTTTGATGAGATTCCCAATGAGCGGTGGGAGGTCGTGGTAACCAACAGGATGTTTGCCGTGCTGTTGAACAGGTATGCGGGTGCGCACAAGGTGCAGGAGGCAATAGAGGTGTTCTACTTGAGGAAGGACTATGGGTTTGAGCTCGACTTGGTTGGGTTCCAGATACTCCTGATGTCGCTGTGCCGATACAAGCATGTTGAGGAGGCAGAGGTTCTGTTCCGCGAGAAGAAAGATGAGTTCCCACATGTCATAAAGAGCTGGAACATCATACTTAATGGTTGGTGTGTCAAGGGAAGCATGAGAGATGCTCAAAGGATTTGGAATGATATCATTGCATCCAAGGTTGAACGGGACCTGTTCACCTATGGCACATTCATAAAAGCACTGACCAAAGATGGCAGAATTGGTTCCGCAGTGAAGCTGTTCAACAGCATGTGGGAGAAAGGCATTAATCCTGATGTGGCGATCTGCAACTGTATCATTGACCAGTTGTGCTTCAAGAAAAGGATTCCAGAAGCACTTGAGATTTTTGGTGAGATGAATGATCGTCGTTGTCAAGCAGATGTGGCTACCTACAATACTTTGATAAAATACTTATGCAATATAAAGAGGATGGAGAAAGTTTACGAGCTTTTGGACGAAATGGAAGCAAAGGGCTGCTCTCCAAACAATAGGACATACTCCTATATTCTGAAGACAACAGAGAAACCGAAAGATGTCATTGCTTTGATGCAGAGGATGGAGCGAACCGGTTGCAAATTGGATTCTGATACATATAACTTAATATTGAACCTTTATGTCGATTGGAAATATGAGAAGGGGGTGCACCAAATATGGGATGAGATGGAGAGGAATGGATCAGGCCCAGATCAACGATCATTTACTATTATGGTTCATGGTCTTCATTCCCAAGGAAAGCTTGATGAGGCTCTGCAATATTACACAACAATGAAGTCAAGAGGGTTGATCTCTGAACCAAGGACCAAGATACTGGTGAAAGCTATACATATGAAGAAAGATGGGGCTGTCACAGAAGATCAGTCTGCAAATATGACAGGGAAGAATCTAAAACTGGATCCACGATCTAGACTATTCCATGTTCATAAATAG
- the LOC117856182 gene encoding uncharacterized protein — protein MAFPFPSLGGLLARRPLLVYAATWTAVAVTAVAVAAFAPELAFVWAVGPGTPLSRACQGGDGFSVGLPLDGPPWDVVCVPAGMFGRAKPDVVVPLVFAVVVVTGAVWFTTAVGVWEDDDDHDEEPASPASVEHV, from the coding sequence ATGGCGTTCCCGTTCCCCTCcctcggcggcctcctcgcgcgccgcccgctgctCGTGTACGCGGCCAcgtggacggcggtggcggtcacggccgtggccgtggcggcgtTCGCGCCGGAGCTCGCCTTCGTCTGGGCGGTCGGGCCCGGGACGCCGCTGTCCAGGGCGTGCCAGGGCGGCGACGGGTTCAGCGTCGGCCTGCCGCTTGACGGGCCTCCATGGGACGTCGTCTGCGTGCCCGCCGGCATGTTCGGCCGGGCCAAGCCCGACGTCGTCGTCCCGCTCGtcttcgccgtcgtcgtcgtcactgGAGCAGTCTGGTTCACCACGGCCGTCGGGGTGtgggaggatgatgatgatcacGACGAGGAGCCGGCGTCGCCGGCTTCTGTGGAGCATGTGTAG